Within Anaerolineae bacterium, the genomic segment GCCCGGCTGACCCAGGGCGAGGATCATCCCGTGCTGCTGGCTTATCCGGAATCGGCCTATCTCAAGGGGCTGGTGGTCATCGTGGGATGAGGATGTCCTCGGGGGAGGGGTTTTCTCCCTGGAAATCCCGACCCGGTCGTTGGCATCCGGATCCGGGGGGAGCCCGTCCCTCAGGGTTCGGTGGCAGCCCAAAAGTCTAGCAGCAACCTCCCAAAGGCGTGTTCTGCTTCCAGGTGGACATTGTGCCCGGCCTGGGGGACGATGACCAGTCGGGCGTGCGGGACGCGCCGGGCCATCTCGCGCAACCGCTGGGGGTATTTGGGGTCGCGTTCCCCGGTCACCAGCAGCACCGGCATGGACAGTTCGGCCAGGCGAGGGGTGAGGTCGGGTTGCTGTCCGGGGCTCATCTCGGCGACCACCCGGGCCATGTCCTCGGCGTTCTGCTGACTGCGGCGGGTGATGAGGGCCTCTCGCAGGCCGGGGTGGGCGTCTAAGGAGGCAAACAGGGGGAGGCGATACCAGGATTCCAGAAAGTTGCGCAGCCCTTTTCGGCGAATGAGGTCCGCCCGCGCGGCATCCAGCCGTGCCCGTTCGGCCCTGGCCTGCGGCTCCCTCAGTCCGGGGTTGGCCGACTCCAGAGTCAGGCTGACCACCACTTGGGGATGGGCCAGGGCGAAGGCCAGGGCCACCCGCCC encodes:
- the menH gene encoding 2-succinyl-6-hydroxy-2,4-cyclohexadiene-1-carboxylate synthase; amino-acid sequence: MNLETPVVFLHGFLGRGADWDALRRRFPSRPTHAPDLPGHGATPLRPGRQSYAAWVSWLADWLDARCLKRVHLVGYSLGGRVALAFALAHPQVVVSLTLESANPGLREPQARAERARLDAARADLIRRKGLRNFLESWYRLPLFASLDAHPGLREALITRRSQQNAEDMARVVAEMSPGQQPDLTPRLAELSMPVLLVTGERDPKYPQRLREMARRVPHARLVIVPQAGHNVHLEAEHAFGRLLLDFWAATEP